The following proteins come from a genomic window of Acomys russatus chromosome 17, mAcoRus1.1, whole genome shotgun sequence:
- the Cbx6 gene encoding chromobox protein homolog 6, whose product MELSAVGERVFAAESIIKRRIRKGRIEYLVKWKGWAIKYSTWEPEENILDSRLIAAFEQKERERELYGPKKRGPKPKTFLLKARAQAEALRISDMHFSVKPSASASSPKLHSSAAVHRLKKDIRRCHRMSRRPLPRPDPQGGSPGLRPPISPFSETVRIINRKVKPREPKRNRIILNLKVIDKGPGGGSTAQGTGALARPKVPSRNRVIGKSKKFSESMLRTQIRHMKFGTFALYKPPPAPLAPSTAGKADVASSGSGLLLDTPAAASYDAHSSSSSGCPSPTLQSSDPDDAPPKLLPETMSRSAPNWREPEVLDLSIPPEVAATGQRVPPDVTAAAGQALEPTGACSTEPEAGDWRPEMSPCSNVVVTDVTSNLLTVTIKEFCSPEDFEKVAAGVAGATGGGGGTGPSK is encoded by the exons ATGGAGCTGTCTGCAGTGGGCGAGCGGGTCTTCGCGGCCGAATCCATCATCAAACGCCGGATCCGCAAG ggACGCATCGAATACCTGGTGAAATGGAAGGGGTGGGCGATCAA gtacagcacttgggagccagaggagaACATTCTGGATTCGAGGCTCATCGCAGCCTTCGAACAGAA GGAAAGGGAACGTGAGCTGTATGGGCCCAAGAAGAGGGGACCCAAACCCAAAACTTTCCTCCTAAAG GCCCGGGCTCAGGCGGAGGCCCTCCGCATCAGTGATATGCATTTCTCTGTCAAGCCGAGCGCCAGCGCCTCCTCACCCAAGCTGCACTCCAGCGCCGCGGTCCACCGGCTCAAGAAAGACATCCGCCGCTGCCACCGCATGTCCCGCCGCCCCCTGCCACGTCCAGACCCACAAGGGGGTAGCCCTGGCCTGCGCCCGcccatctctcccttttctgagaCGGTGCGTATCATCAACCGCAAGGTGAAGCCTCGGGAGCCCAAGCGGAACCGCATCATCCTGAACCTGAAGGTGATTGACAAGGGCCCGGGAGGTGGCAGCACTGCGCAGGGCACCGGGGCGCTTGCTCGCCCCAAAGTCCCCTCGCGGAACCGGGTCATTGGGAAGAGCAAGAAGTTCAGCGAGAGCATGCTCCGCACCCAGATCCGCCACATGAAGTTTGGCACTTTTGCGCTCTACAAGCCCCCTCCCGCCCCTCTGGCGCCCTCTACCGCGGGCAAAGCGGATGTGGCCTCCTCGGGGTCTGGGCTGCTCCTGGACACCCCAGCAGCTGCCTCCTATGATGCACACAGCTCCAGCTCTTCCGGCTGCCCCTCACCCACACTGCAGTCCTCCGACCCAGACGATGCACCCCCCAAGCTACTCCCCGAGACCATGAGCAGATCTGCTCCCAACTGGCGAGAGCCAGAGGTGCTAGATCTGTCCATCCCTCCTGAGGTGGCCGCCACCGGCCAGCGCGTGCCTCCTGATGTCACTGCTGCTGCGGGCCAGGCACTGGAGCCCACAGGTGCCTGTTCCACCGAGCCTGAGGCTGGGGACTGGCGCCCCGAGATGTCACCGTGCTCCAATGTAGTCGTCACAGATGTCACCAGCAACCTCCTGACCGTGACCATCAAGGAATTCTGCAGTCCTGAGGATTTCGAGAAGGTGGCTGCTGGGGTGGCAGGTGCTACAGGGGGTGGCGGCGGCACTGGGCCAAGCAAGTGA